A genomic segment from Polyangium mundeleinium encodes:
- a CDS encoding pyridoxal-phosphate dependent enzyme, protein MSLRKRLPLAHLPTPLQRPRRLAAATGIDLWVKRDDMTGGAEAGNKIRKLEFLLGEALSLECDTVLTCGGLQSNHARATALAAASLGLRAVLFLRTNDPSLDPPLEGNVLIDRLAGAEIRLITPEQYRDRERILDRAAEELRAEGQKPYVIPEGGSNGLGALGYVEAMGEVRRQIDLGLGGGKAFDAVVVACGSGGTAAGAALGAALHGVASEVVAVAVCDDAPTFQARIEGIVREARSLDPRLPEPARVTVDDAHKGPAYAVSTPEQRRLITSVAGLSGMVLDPVYTGKAFSALMDLAGAGGPLAGKRILFVHTGGLPGLLAQGATFEDALGLD, encoded by the coding sequence ATGAGTCTTCGAAAGCGCCTTCCGCTCGCCCACCTGCCGACCCCCCTCCAGCGCCCGCGAAGGCTCGCCGCCGCGACGGGCATCGACCTTTGGGTCAAGCGCGACGACATGACGGGCGGCGCCGAGGCGGGCAACAAGATCCGCAAGCTCGAGTTCCTGCTCGGCGAGGCCCTCTCGCTCGAGTGCGACACGGTGCTCACTTGCGGGGGCCTGCAATCGAACCACGCCCGCGCCACGGCGCTCGCAGCCGCCTCGCTCGGCCTGCGCGCGGTGCTTTTTTTGAGGACGAACGATCCGTCGCTCGACCCTCCGCTGGAGGGCAACGTGCTGATCGACCGCCTCGCCGGCGCGGAGATCCGGCTGATCACGCCCGAGCAGTACCGGGATCGCGAGCGCATCCTGGACCGGGCCGCCGAGGAGCTGCGGGCCGAGGGGCAGAAGCCGTACGTGATCCCCGAGGGAGGATCGAACGGGCTCGGCGCGCTCGGGTACGTCGAGGCGATGGGCGAAGTGCGGCGGCAGATCGATCTCGGGCTCGGCGGGGGCAAGGCGTTCGACGCGGTCGTTGTCGCGTGTGGATCGGGCGGCACGGCGGCGGGCGCGGCGCTCGGCGCAGCGCTGCACGGGGTGGCGAGCGAGGTCGTGGCCGTCGCGGTCTGCGATGATGCGCCCACGTTCCAGGCGCGGATCGAAGGCATCGTCCGCGAGGCGCGTTCGCTCGACCCGCGCCTGCCGGAGCCCGCGCGCGTGACGGTCGACGACGCCCACAAGGGCCCGGCCTACGCCGTGAGCACGCCCGAACAACGCCGCCTGATCACGAGCGTGGCCGGTTTGTCCGGGATGGTGCTCGACCCGGTGTACACGGGCAAGGCGTTCTCGGCGCTGATGGATCTCGCAGGCGCGGGCGGCCCGCTCGCCGGCAAGCGGATCCTGTTCGTGCATACGGGCGGCTTGCCGGGGCTCCTGGCGCAAGGGGCGACGTTCGAGGACGCGCTCGGTCTCGACTGA